A window of the Gordonia humi genome harbors these coding sequences:
- a CDS encoding 4a-hydroxytetrahydrobiopterin dehydratase: MDSTDTTADQNWTQTPDGLVADFATGTMVRGLDFVTRIVGVAEAANHHPDIDLRYPRVRLTLITHDAENTVTEKDHALARQISQIAADLGID; encoded by the coding sequence ATGGACTCCACCGATACGACAGCCGACCAGAACTGGACCCAGACCCCCGACGGCCTCGTCGCCGATTTCGCGACCGGAACCATGGTTCGCGGTCTCGACTTCGTCACGCGGATCGTCGGCGTCGCCGAAGCGGCGAACCATCATCCGGACATCGACCTCCGGTATCCGCGCGTACGCCTGACCTTGATCACCCACGACGCGGAGAACACGGTCACCGAGAAGGATCACGCACTGGCGCGGCAGATCTCCCAGATCGCCGCCGATCTGGGTATCGACTGA
- a CDS encoding bifunctional allantoicase/(S)-ureidoglycine aminohydrolase encodes MTTASYYTPRGGLPPQTDLLTDRAIVTEAYTVIPRGVLSDIVTSVLPEWTDTRAWIINRPVAGGATTYFQAIVEVKPGGGAQRPEPQPEVQSFLFVTSGALTVDADGQSQTLTEGGFAYLPAGTPWSARNDGDADASFVWIRKRYEAIAGHTPSIKFGNEQDIEPSAMPDTDGKWRTTRMLDPQDLAYDMHVNVVTFEPGGTIPFAETHVMEHGLLMLEGKAVYHLNGDWVEVQEGDFLSLRAFCPQACYAGGPSNFRYLLYKDVNRQIML; translated from the coding sequence GTGACCACTGCGTCGTACTACACGCCCCGCGGCGGACTGCCCCCGCAGACCGACCTGTTGACCGACCGCGCCATCGTCACCGAGGCGTACACCGTGATCCCGCGCGGCGTCCTCTCCGACATCGTCACCTCGGTTCTGCCCGAGTGGACCGACACCCGCGCATGGATCATCAACCGTCCGGTCGCCGGCGGCGCGACCACCTATTTCCAGGCGATCGTCGAGGTCAAGCCCGGTGGCGGCGCGCAGCGCCCCGAGCCGCAGCCCGAGGTCCAGAGCTTCCTGTTCGTCACCTCCGGCGCGCTGACCGTCGACGCCGACGGCCAGAGCCAGACCCTCACCGAAGGCGGCTTCGCCTACCTGCCCGCCGGCACCCCGTGGTCGGCCCGCAACGACGGAGACGCCGACGCGTCGTTCGTGTGGATCCGCAAGCGTTACGAGGCCATCGCGGGTCACACCCCGTCGATCAAGTTCGGCAACGAGCAGGACATCGAACCCTCGGCCATGCCCGACACCGACGGCAAGTGGCGCACCACGCGCATGCTCGATCCGCAGGACCTGGCCTACGACATGCACGTCAACGTCGTGACATTCGAGCCGGGCGGCACCATTCCGTTCGCCGAGACCCACGTCATGGAGCACGGCCTGCTGATGCTCGAAGGCAAGGCCGTCTACCACCTCAACGGCGACTGGGTGGAGGTCCAGGAGGGCGACTTCCTCTCGCTGCGCGCGTTCTGCCCGCAGGCCTGCTACGCCGGAGGGCCGTCGAACTTCCGCTACCTGCTGTACAAGGACGTCAACCGCCAGATCATGCTCTGA
- a CDS encoding MFS transporter, whose protein sequence is MVADVPADIAAPTPRRAWFGLAVLMLPVLLVSMDVSVLYLAMPRLTHHLHPSGTEALWILDIYGFLLAGLLITMGNLGDRIGRRLLLLGGAAVFGVGSVIAAFAVDPTMLIAARALMGIGGATLLPSSLSLISTMFPNPAARARAIGVWTAAFAGGAAVGPIVGGVLLQHFWWGSVFLVNFPVLVILLAVGPFLLPEHRVTTDAPFDVVGVVLSMAGILPTVYAIKHAAVDGPDLIALITGVVGVAFLIVFVRYEQRAAHPLLDLTLLRSNRFAVAIGSSLIGMMSLAALSYLSSIYLQSVTGREPLDAALLGIPMAVTVFVFSLSAARITEKVGARTGFIAALGAAAVGNLLLLGIGVDGGVWAYMLGSAIAGVGYGIAFSLVSDVAVSSVPPERAGAATGISETSFELGNALGLALLGALASLVFQRGTGPSGEHFDGTLDEVLSAAGDDAGLVHAARASFVDGVHIAVGVGGGLLVLMAIVVAVVLPRNR, encoded by the coding sequence ATGGTCGCCGACGTGCCCGCCGACATCGCCGCACCGACTCCGCGTCGCGCCTGGTTCGGCCTTGCCGTCCTCATGCTGCCGGTCCTGCTGGTGTCGATGGACGTCTCGGTGCTCTACCTCGCGATGCCCCGACTGACCCATCATCTTCACCCGAGCGGCACAGAGGCGCTGTGGATCCTCGACATCTACGGGTTCCTGCTGGCGGGACTCCTGATCACGATGGGCAACCTCGGCGACCGCATCGGTAGACGGCTCCTGCTCCTCGGCGGGGCCGCGGTGTTCGGCGTCGGCTCGGTGATCGCCGCCTTCGCGGTGGACCCCACCATGCTCATCGCCGCCCGCGCACTCATGGGCATCGGCGGCGCGACCCTGCTCCCGTCGAGCCTGTCACTCATCTCCACGATGTTCCCGAACCCCGCGGCGCGGGCCCGGGCGATCGGGGTGTGGACCGCGGCGTTCGCGGGCGGCGCGGCGGTGGGACCGATCGTCGGAGGCGTGCTGCTCCAACACTTCTGGTGGGGATCGGTGTTCCTGGTGAACTTCCCGGTACTGGTGATCCTGCTCGCGGTGGGGCCGTTCCTCCTGCCCGAGCACCGCGTCACCACCGACGCGCCGTTCGACGTGGTCGGCGTGGTGCTGTCGATGGCGGGCATTCTGCCGACCGTCTACGCGATCAAGCACGCCGCCGTCGACGGTCCCGATCTCATCGCGTTGATCACGGGTGTCGTCGGCGTCGCCTTCCTGATCGTGTTCGTCCGTTACGAGCAACGGGCGGCGCATCCGCTCCTGGATCTGACGCTGTTGCGCAGCAACCGTTTCGCGGTGGCGATCGGTTCGAGCCTGATCGGCATGATGTCGCTGGCCGCGCTCAGCTACCTCTCGAGCATCTACCTGCAGTCGGTCACCGGCCGCGAACCTCTCGACGCCGCCCTGCTCGGCATCCCGATGGCCGTCACCGTGTTCGTGTTCTCGCTCTCGGCGGCGCGGATCACCGAGAAGGTCGGTGCGCGAACCGGGTTCATCGCCGCGCTCGGTGCGGCGGCGGTCGGCAACCTCCTCCTGTTGGGCATCGGCGTCGACGGCGGCGTATGGGCGTACATGCTCGGATCGGCGATCGCCGGCGTCGGCTACGGCATCGCGTTCAGCCTGGTCTCCGACGTCGCGGTCTCCTCGGTGCCGCCGGAGCGCGCGGGTGCGGCCACCGGCATCTCCGAGACCAGCTTCGAGCTGGGCAACGCCCTGGGGCTGGCACTTCTCGGAGCGCTCGCGTCCTTGGTATTCCAGCGCGGCACGGGGCCGTCGGGGGAGCACTTCGACGGCACGCTCGACGAGGTGCTGTCGGCCGCGGGCGACGACGCCGGACTCGTCCACGCGGCGCGGGCGTCGTTCGTCGACGGAGTCCACATCGCGGTCGGCGTCGGCGGCGGACTGCTCGTCCTGATGGCGATCGTCGTCGCGGTGGTGCTTCCGCGGAATCGGTGA
- a CDS encoding TetR/AcrR family transcriptional regulator, with amino-acid sequence MTPSPRARLTMPAIVDAAIALADEDGIGALSMRKLADRLGAGTMSLYRHVADKDQLIGAMADVAGAAFAYPLDDAGLWTWRERVRIAVDRDWALFERHPWMVLAYAAPRYTLSATSRASLAWLADGLTDLGVDHDEATTMALSVWDLTNGVALMLTTDRLLNADPPLTSAPEGLKERLDAGVESLCLGFAARGAGPSQVE; translated from the coding sequence ATGACACCGTCACCACGCGCCCGATTGACGATGCCAGCGATCGTCGACGCGGCCATCGCCCTCGCCGACGAGGACGGCATCGGCGCACTGTCGATGCGGAAGCTGGCCGATCGGCTCGGCGCCGGAACCATGTCGCTGTACCGGCACGTCGCCGACAAGGACCAGCTCATCGGCGCAATGGCCGACGTGGCCGGCGCCGCATTCGCCTATCCGCTCGACGACGCCGGTCTCTGGACCTGGCGCGAGCGCGTGCGGATCGCCGTCGACCGCGACTGGGCTCTGTTCGAGCGCCATCCGTGGATGGTCCTGGCCTACGCGGCACCGCGATACACGTTGTCGGCGACCTCGCGCGCGAGTCTGGCCTGGCTCGCCGACGGACTGACCGACCTCGGCGTCGACCACGACGAGGCGACCACCATGGCGTTGTCGGTATGGGATCTCACCAACGGCGTCGCACTGATGCTGACGACCGATCGCCTGCTGAACGCCGACCCTCCGCTGACGTCGGCACCGGAGGGACTCAAAGAGCGGCTGGACGCAGGGGTGGAGTCGTTGTGTCTGGGGTTCGCGGCGCGGGGTGCGGGGCCGTCACAGGTCGAGTAG
- a CDS encoding recombinase family protein yields the protein MRNQRALIVTRLSRVTDATTSPERQLDACRELCEKRGYQVVGVAEDLDVSAGKTSPFDRPQLGRWLDDPTRYDMIVFFRVDRIVRRLFDLADPIRWARQHDVALVSATEAHFDLSTDFGDIIALLVAKVAEMELEAISERNSNAFRHNIKAGKWRGGVPPWGYLPERDDEGTWRLVQDAEQVAVIHEVVQRVLAGEPLRAIAHDLTGRGILTPKDRFAQVKGRDVANYEWHSAPLKRMLTSLTLLDRIRSPGNQSWTPRAAYSATTKATARWVRERSWSVKTVRRSSVLSRSSPATCSSVSVSNCRAGRTGRNPRGGVRACCFGSSTAGYVAVLPIA from the coding sequence ATGAGGAACCAGCGCGCCCTGATCGTCACTCGATTGTCCCGCGTCACTGACGCTACGACCAGCCCGGAACGACAGCTAGACGCCTGCCGGGAGCTGTGCGAAAAGCGCGGCTACCAGGTGGTTGGTGTGGCCGAAGACCTGGACGTGTCGGCGGGCAAGACCTCACCGTTCGACCGCCCACAGCTAGGCCGCTGGCTGGACGATCCCACACGGTACGACATGATCGTGTTCTTCCGGGTGGACCGGATCGTTCGCCGCCTGTTCGACCTGGCCGACCCGATTCGTTGGGCGCGCCAGCACGACGTGGCCCTGGTGTCGGCTACTGAAGCCCATTTCGACCTCAGTACGGACTTTGGCGACATCATCGCGTTGCTGGTCGCGAAGGTCGCTGAAATGGAACTGGAAGCCATCAGCGAACGTAACTCAAATGCGTTCCGGCACAACATCAAAGCGGGCAAGTGGCGCGGCGGCGTGCCGCCCTGGGGCTACCTACCCGAGCGTGACGACGAAGGCACCTGGCGACTGGTCCAGGACGCCGAGCAGGTCGCGGTGATCCACGAAGTCGTTCAGCGGGTGCTGGCCGGGGAACCGTTGCGCGCCATCGCCCACGACCTGACAGGCCGGGGCATACTCACGCCGAAGGATCGCTTCGCCCAGGTGAAGGGCCGCGACGTGGCAAACTACGAATGGCATTCCGCACCGCTCAAACGAATGCTGACATCCCTGACGCTGTTGGACCGGATCCGTTCACCCGGGAACCAGTCCTGGACGCCCAGGGCCGCATACAGCGCGACGACAAAGGCCACCGCGCGCTGGGTCCGGGAACGATCGTGGTCGGTGAAGACGGTTCGCCGGTCGTCCGTGCTGAGCCGATCATCACCCGCGACATGTTCGAGCGTGTCGGTGTCGAACTGTCGGGCCGGGAGAACAGGAAGGAACCCACGAGGCGGAGTTCGGGCCTGTTGCTTCGGGTCATCTACTGCGGGGTATGTGGCCGTCCTGCCTATCGCCTGA
- a CDS encoding DUF6986 family protein, whose translation MTRRLDDAVLADVERRLAAADAQLATRYPGDDGRRQPVHTVYIPGNRYTATMPADWGTAALEAARAGGGLDEVATMVGATSDSDCAPETLAALVDDKLRTEPIEDLRIDFEDGYGTFDDTTEDGDVTQAIAALRTALDAGTSTPFVGTRFKCFEAGTRARGLRTLDMFVSGLVESGGLPDGLTLTLPKVTSVDQVEAMVAVAGALEAANGLPTGRIRFEVQVETPQAILGADGRAPVAQFIHAGQDRVSSLHYGTYDYSASLGIAAAYQSMEHPAADHAKSVMQLAVAGTGVHMSDGSTNILPIGDPDNIATAWRLHARLVRRHLERGIYQGWDMHPAQLVTRYLATYAFYRGAFAPAATRLRNYVHKLDSTVMDEPATARALANVINRGSVCGALTVDEIETAVDLPQTTVRDLALGRPIRSNQ comes from the coding sequence GTGACACGACGTCTCGACGACGCGGTGCTCGCCGACGTCGAGCGCCGCCTCGCGGCCGCCGACGCACAACTGGCGACGCGCTACCCCGGCGACGACGGACGGCGCCAGCCCGTCCACACGGTCTACATCCCGGGCAACCGCTACACGGCGACGATGCCCGCCGACTGGGGCACCGCGGCACTCGAAGCGGCGCGCGCCGGTGGCGGACTGGACGAGGTCGCCACGATGGTCGGCGCGACGTCGGACTCCGACTGCGCACCCGAGACCCTCGCCGCACTCGTCGACGACAAGCTGCGCACCGAGCCGATCGAGGACCTCCGCATCGACTTCGAAGACGGCTACGGCACCTTCGACGACACCACCGAGGACGGCGACGTCACCCAGGCGATCGCCGCCCTGCGGACCGCCCTCGACGCCGGCACCTCCACCCCGTTCGTCGGGACCCGCTTCAAGTGCTTCGAGGCGGGCACTCGGGCCCGCGGACTCCGCACCCTGGACATGTTCGTCAGCGGCCTCGTCGAATCGGGCGGGCTCCCGGACGGCCTGACCCTGACCCTCCCCAAGGTCACCTCGGTCGATCAGGTGGAGGCGATGGTGGCCGTCGCCGGTGCGCTCGAGGCCGCGAACGGCCTGCCGACCGGCCGCATCCGGTTCGAGGTGCAGGTCGAGACGCCGCAGGCGATCCTCGGCGCGGACGGTCGCGCACCGGTCGCGCAGTTCATCCACGCCGGTCAGGACCGCGTCAGCTCACTGCACTACGGCACCTACGACTACTCGGCGTCGCTCGGCATCGCCGCCGCCTACCAGTCGATGGAGCACCCCGCGGCCGACCACGCGAAATCCGTCATGCAGTTGGCTGTCGCCGGAACGGGCGTGCACATGTCCGACGGCTCCACCAACATCCTGCCGATCGGCGATCCGGACAACATCGCAACGGCATGGCGGCTCCACGCCCGACTCGTCCGCCGCCACCTCGAACGCGGCATCTACCAGGGCTGGGACATGCATCCCGCTCAGCTGGTGACCCGCTATCTGGCGACCTACGCGTTCTACCGCGGCGCCTTCGCCCCCGCGGCGACGCGGCTGCGCAACTACGTCCACAAGCTCGACTCGACGGTGATGGACGAGCCGGCCACCGCCCGCGCCCTCGCCAACGTGATCAACCGCGGCAGCGTGTGCGGCGCCCTCACCGTTGACGAGATCGAGACCGCCGTCGACCTTCCCCAGACCACCGTGCGCGACCTCGCGCTCGGCCGCCCGATCAGGAGTAATCAGTGA
- a CDS encoding helix-turn-helix domain-containing protein, with product MDHMPERLYTVAEAAEHLGISPVTVKRYIRTGMLSSVKLGHQRRVGESGSSCLMSKTPRMKSRAYPAQASTTSFAGTPVAWSYFSGWTYERTPTPPEGTTRGNCDRRGPTTWHHERSGASVPGSWGVVIGDSRGTDNCLRPTWRVSWPPRQ from the coding sequence ATGGACCACATGCCGGAACGCCTATACACCGTCGCGGAAGCGGCGGAACACCTCGGAATATCGCCGGTTACCGTAAAGCGGTATATCCGCACAGGAATGCTCAGTTCCGTGAAGTTAGGCCATCAGCGAAGAGTCGGGGAATCCGGTTCCTCCTGCCTGATGAGCAAGACACCACGTATGAAGTCCAGGGCGTACCCGGCTCAGGCAAGTACAACCAGCTTCGCTGGCACCCCGGTGGCGTGGTCCTACTTCAGCGGGTGGACGTATGAGCGTACGCCCACGCCCCCGGAAGGAACCACCCGTGGCAACTGTGATCGACGTGGCCCGACAACTTGGCATCACGAACGCTCAGGCGCAAGCGTGCCCGGGAGCTGGGGGGTGGTCATCGGTGACAGTAGGGGTACAGACAACTGCCTGAGGCCGACGTGGCGCGTCTCCTGGCCACCCAGGCAGTGA
- a CDS encoding DUF4352 domain-containing protein: MTNPDPSQDPTQHSEPQYQNAAWQYQQPPQYQQFQQQPPYPQQGYGVPPMQPEPQRRNTVGLIALIAAIIGFVFACIPGALIVGWILLPIAFILGIVGLFQSRQPKKTSIAAIIISVIGTIVAAVVFIAVVSDAIDDAFTPDTAKVTQDGQEQSGDVGTRENPAKIGDTLTGKEWTVVVNEFTPDATEQVMAENQFNDEPESGQQYALINLTVTYTGEGSDYAEFISVAFVGDDGKTYTPADSNAVAPDALSGELYAGASATGNVDIAIPKDASGAVRVTLGVFDDEAFVAVP; the protein is encoded by the coding sequence ATGACGAACCCCGACCCCTCCCAGGACCCCACCCAGCACTCCGAACCGCAGTACCAGAACGCGGCGTGGCAGTACCAGCAGCCACCGCAGTACCAGCAGTTTCAGCAGCAGCCGCCGTACCCGCAGCAGGGATACGGCGTACCGCCGATGCAGCCCGAGCCCCAGCGACGCAACACCGTCGGACTGATAGCACTGATCGCCGCGATCATCGGCTTCGTCTTCGCATGCATCCCCGGGGCTCTGATCGTGGGCTGGATACTGCTGCCGATCGCGTTCATTCTGGGCATCGTCGGACTGTTCCAGTCACGACAGCCGAAGAAGACGTCGATCGCGGCGATCATCATCTCGGTGATCGGAACCATCGTGGCGGCCGTCGTGTTCATCGCGGTGGTCAGCGATGCGATCGACGACGCCTTCACCCCTGACACCGCGAAGGTCACGCAAGACGGCCAGGAACAGTCCGGTGACGTCGGTACCCGCGAGAATCCCGCGAAGATCGGTGACACACTGACCGGCAAGGAGTGGACCGTCGTGGTCAACGAGTTCACCCCCGATGCGACCGAGCAAGTGATGGCCGAGAACCAGTTCAACGACGAGCCCGAGTCCGGTCAGCAGTACGCGTTGATCAACCTGACCGTGACGTACACCGGTGAAGGCTCCGACTACGCCGAGTTCATCTCGGTCGCCTTCGTCGGCGACGACGGAAAGACGTACACACCGGCCGACTCGAACGCCGTCGCACCCGACGCACTGTCGGGCGAGCTGTACGCCGGCGCCTCAGCGACCGGCAACGTCGACATCGCGATCCCGAAGGACGCCTCCGGCGCGGTTCGTGTCACGCTCGGCGTGTTCGACGACGAGGCCTTCGTCGCCGTTCCGTAG
- a CDS encoding aspartate/glutamate racemase family protein produces the protein MRILVANVNTTVSMTDAIAESARAVASPGTEIVGITPRFGADSCEGNFESYLAAIAVMDAITSYPEPFDAVIQAGYGEHGREGLQELLDVPVVDITEAAASTAMYLGHKYSVVTTLDRTVPLIEDRLKLAGLDDRCASVRASGLGVLELESDPERAVEAIVAQSREAVENDHAEVICLGCGGMAELEDKVKAATGVPIVDGVRSAVTIAEGLVRMGLTTSKVRTYATPRPKTVVGWPFQL, from the coding sequence ATGCGCATTCTCGTCGCCAACGTGAACACCACCGTGTCGATGACCGACGCGATCGCCGAGTCGGCGCGCGCCGTCGCATCGCCCGGTACGGAGATCGTCGGCATCACTCCGCGTTTCGGCGCGGACTCGTGCGAGGGCAATTTCGAGAGCTATCTCGCGGCGATCGCCGTGATGGACGCGATCACGTCGTACCCGGAGCCGTTCGACGCCGTCATCCAGGCCGGCTACGGCGAACACGGCCGTGAGGGGCTGCAGGAGTTGCTCGACGTCCCCGTCGTGGACATCACGGAGGCCGCGGCGTCGACCGCCATGTACCTCGGCCACAAGTATTCGGTCGTCACCACGCTCGACCGCACCGTGCCGCTCATCGAGGACCGTCTCAAGCTGGCGGGTCTCGACGACCGCTGCGCGTCGGTCCGCGCGTCCGGACTCGGCGTCCTGGAACTGGAGTCCGACCCCGAGCGGGCCGTCGAGGCGATCGTCGCGCAGTCGCGCGAGGCCGTCGAGAACGATCACGCCGAAGTCATCTGCCTCGGCTGCGGCGGCATGGCCGAACTCGAAGACAAGGTGAAGGCCGCCACCGGCGTGCCCATCGTCGACGGTGTCCGCTCGGCGGTCACCATCGCCGAGGGGCTGGTCCGTATGGGCCTGACCACGTCGAAGGTCCGCACGTACGCGACCCCGCGGCCCAAGACCGTCGTCGGCTGGCCGTTCCAGCTGTAG
- a CDS encoding IclR family transcriptional regulator, giving the protein MAEKTGGVQSVERAFELMELIGRAGGECSLTELSAESPLPPPTIHRLLRTLVGIGYVRQLPNRRYALGPRLIRLGEVANRQLGAVAGPVLQALVDQLSETASLAVLDGDMAIYTGQVPSAHLMRTNNEVGKRVGLHTSGVGKAVLAELDDARILKLVTQSGLPAPTSNSASTLSAVFANVERTRVDGYAIDDEELEIGVRCVAMAVPGAPTPMAIGISGPAARVNKDLIAKAVPALKKATGVISEALIGGMEE; this is encoded by the coding sequence ATGGCGGAGAAGACGGGCGGCGTTCAATCGGTGGAGCGCGCCTTCGAGCTGATGGAGCTCATCGGAAGGGCGGGCGGGGAGTGCTCGTTGACCGAGTTGTCGGCCGAGTCGCCGTTGCCGCCGCCGACCATTCACAGGCTGCTTCGCACCCTGGTCGGGATCGGTTACGTGCGACAGCTGCCGAATCGGCGGTACGCGCTCGGTCCTCGTCTGATCCGCCTCGGCGAGGTGGCCAACCGTCAGCTCGGCGCCGTCGCCGGCCCGGTGCTGCAGGCGCTGGTCGATCAGTTGTCGGAGACCGCCAGTCTCGCGGTGCTCGACGGCGACATGGCGATCTACACCGGGCAGGTTCCGTCGGCTCATCTGATGCGCACGAACAACGAGGTCGGCAAGCGAGTCGGCCTGCACACGTCCGGCGTCGGCAAGGCGGTGCTCGCCGAACTCGACGACGCGCGGATCCTCAAGCTGGTGACGCAGTCCGGGCTGCCCGCGCCGACGAGTAATAGTGCGTCGACCCTGTCGGCGGTGTTCGCGAACGTCGAGCGGACTCGCGTCGACGGCTACGCGATCGACGACGAGGAACTGGAGATCGGCGTCCGCTGCGTCGCGATGGCGGTGCCCGGTGCGCCGACTCCGATGGCCATCGGCATCTCTGGTCCCGCGGCGCGCGTGAACAAGGATCTGATCGCGAAGGCGGTACCCGCGCTGAAGAAGGCGACCGGGGTCATATCGGAAGCGTTGATCGGCGGTATGGAGGAGTAG